A DNA window from Ostrea edulis chromosome 5, xbOstEdul1.1, whole genome shotgun sequence contains the following coding sequences:
- the LOC125649008 gene encoding kanadaptin-like isoform X1, with translation MESKERDMNTNGKDLPEKMDCTIPDNDKSFEKCEIEANTVSTVSFKMPTLPSFAKPKRSEEKDVGTTNCLREKENSTSKSSTIREAKEEILTDENPSTSVIKNCSKAVSKLSPAEQLQQSRIAIPYKEPPWGGICEDEYKCEVLKNGTIVDSIKLDKSYIVFGRLPSCDVPMEHPSLSRHHAVLQFCTTTSEEREKGWYLYDLDSTHGTWINKNKVYPKKYYRIRVGHVLKFGGSTRLHILQGPEEDREEESNLSVEEMKQQREKQIREAEFLRQAERAEEDRKIQEQKAKEEARGCSWGMGEDAEEDEGDSIINPENEQLYIDDPKKALKGYFEREGYEEPEYNIQENGTGKFRCTVELPVDTSTGEPMVAEAIVSGKKKEAVIQCALEACRMVDRLGLLRAATHESRKRKKKNWEDDDFYDSDEDIFLDRTGDIEKKRKQRMQKAGKLNNQVETYESLMEKFSSIQKEIKEIEENLAQAKKEMEAMQDDGVDALDAYMSAIKSGAMDTKTKMKLKRQLLELKKEEQKLQKIINVAKPAAMPELKSNSASVKAKTDKAPFTFGRLRKPMGKTESKFFLQSPPLKPESSDDIVEEEEEEIETAMETTETSSSLDTPAKTPGAESRTSVMDDSNSKGERAKIAEGGKSIHKTSKSEDKTVPLVKGPAMPPPELREDNNVKTVPAQENKKSEKQRKMKPFPMVKKVEKLGPSYNTEDPDYAVWVPPNNQSGDGKTHLNEKFGY, from the exons ATGGAGTCGAAAGAGAGAGACATGAACACTAATGGAAAAGATTTGCCTGAAAAAATGGATTGCACGATACCAGATAATgataaaagttttgaaaaatgcGAAATTGAAGCTAATACGGTGTCTACAGTGAGTTTCAAGATGCCGACTTTGCCATCATTTGCAAAACCCAAACGAAGTGAGGAGAAAGACGTCGGTACTACGAACTGTTTACGGGAAAAGGAGAATAGTACATCTAAATCATCAACTATCAGAGAAGCGAAAGAAGAGATATTGACAGACGAAAACCCTTCTACATCTGTTATAAAGAATTGTTCAAAAGCAGTCAGTAAGTTATCACCTGCTGAACAGCTACAACAATCCCGCATTGCCATTCCATACAAAGAACCGCCTTGGGGTGGAATTTGTGAGGATGAATACAAATGTGAAGTGCTTAAAAATGGAACCATTGTTGACAGCATAAAGTTAGACAAGTCTTACATTGTATTTGGAAGACTACCAAGCTGTGACGTTCCAATGGAACACCCCTCACTGTCAAGACATCATGCTGTGTTGCAGTTCTGTACAACTACCAGTGAAGAGCGAGAGAAAGGATGGTATCTGTATGACTTAGACAGTACACATGGTACCTGGATTAACAAAAACAAAGTGTACCCCAAAAAGTACTATAGAATTAGGGTTGGGCATGTTCTGAAATTTGGTGGGAGTACAAGGTTACATATTTTACAG GGGCCAGAGGAAGATAGAGAAGAGGAGTCAAATTTGAGTGTGGAGGAGATGAAACAACAGAGAGAAAAACAAATAAGGGAGGCAGAGTTTCTCAGGCAGGCAGAACGGGCTGAGGAGGATAGGAAAATACAGGAACAGAAAGCCAAAGAGGAGGCACGGGGCTGTTCCTGGGGAATGG GTGAAGATGCAGAAGAGGATGAAGGTGACAGCATCATCAACCCTGAGAATGAACAACTATACATAGATGATCCCAAAAAAGCATTGAAAGGATATTTTGAAAGAGAGG GATATGAAGAACCAGAGTATAATATCCAAGAGAATGGTACAGGGAAGTTTAGATGCACCGTGGA GTTACCGGTGGACACCTCCACAGGAGAACCGATGGTGGCAGAGGCCATTGTGTCTGGAAAGAAGAAGGAAGCAGTGATTCAGTGTGCTCTGGAGGCTTGTCGTATGGTGGACAGGCTGGGTCTGCTAAGGGCAGCCACTCATG AAAGTCGGAAGAGGAAGAAGAAGAACTGGGAGGATGATGATTTCTATGACAGTGATGAAGACATATTCCTGGATAGGACAGGAGACATAGAGAAGAAGCGAAAACAGAGAATGCAGAAAGCTGGAAAACTCAACAACCAAGTGGAAACTTATGAGTCTTTG ATGGAAAAATTTAGCAGCATACAGAAAGAAATAAAGGAGATTGAAGAAAATCTAGCCCAGGCAAAGAAAG AGATGGAGGCCATGCAAGATGACGGAGTGGATGCTCTGGATGCCTACATGTCAGCCATTAAGTCTGGAGCCATGGACACCAAGACGAAGATGAAGCTGAAGAGACAACTTCTAGAACTGAAAAAAGAGGAACAGAAGCTGCAGAAGATTATCAATGTGGCCAAGCCTGCAGCCATGCCAGAACTAAAAAG TAACAGTGCTTCAGTAAAGGCAAAGACGGACAAAGCCCCTTTCACCTTTGGTAGACTGAGGAAACCGATGGGAAAAACTGAGTCGAAG TTCTTTTTGCAGTCCCCGCCTTTGAAACCTGAAAGTAGCGATGACATTGTCGAGGAGGAGGAAGAGGAAATAGAAACTGCCATGGAAACCACAGAAACAAGCAGTTCCTTGGATACCCCAGCAAAGACACCTGGGGCAGAGAGCAGGACAAGTGTGATGGATGATAGCAACTCTAAGGGTGAAAGAGCTAAAATTGCAGAGGGTGGCAAAAGTATTCATAAGACTTCTAAATCAGAAGATAAAACGGTGCCTTTAGTTAAGGGTCCTGCCATGCCTCCTCCTGAATTAAGAGAAGACAACAATGTTAAAACTGTACCAGCACAGGAGAACAAAAAATCAGAGAAACAGAGGAAAATGAAACCTTTCCCCATG
- the LOC125652481 gene encoding vacuolar protein sorting-associated protein 53 homolog, which produces MATMDDDELLDDEQLDSLLNFPPDIQEIIDQVLPSDDPLDRADFNPIDYINTLFPTEQSIVNIDDVVGKMRMKVRKLDDEIRTVVRGQTNAGEDGRLALEEAQRAIQELFSKIKEIKDKADRSEEMVKEITRDIKQLDHAKRNLTSSITTLNHLHMLVGGVDSLSTMVKRRQYGDVANLLQGIQNVLEHFQKYMEIPQIKQLADRVKMIQSQLGSQIRADFEEAFQGAGAKYGPSNQRQLKEACLVVDILDSKVKKDLLTWFVKLQLSEYLVLFGEKEENAWMDKIDRRYAWIKRTLVDFEEKFGPLFPEVWEVSERICIEFCNITSSELSRIMGRRAHEIDVKLLLFAIQRTTNFEALIAKRFSGVTLNETQIAKVSSPLTKSLNPFGVSTNPFETESDCEMSAFKETKEPVKQAGSPFTGIISRCFEQHLNIYIVSQDKNLAELINRFLEDIRQHGTPRMETEESSNVLPSCADLFVFYKKCMVQCSQLSTGQPMIDLTKTFQKYLREYANRVLLNNLPKTSNQSGGISSASGLIQSILKEGEVTKFTEEEQCRTCSILCTAEYCMETSQQLEEKLKEKVDTGLSNQIDLNSEQDTFHNVISNCIQLLVQDLETACDPALTAMSKMSWSSVESVGDQSGYISAITGHLKQNLPVIRDNLASSRKFFTQFCLKFVNSFIPKFISHLFKCKNISTVAAEQLLLDTHSLKTILLDLPSLGSQVVRKAPTSFTKIVVKGMTRAEHILKVVMSPHADQHRFVESYYRMLSDSDLNEFQKVLEMKGLRRSEQSNILEIYRAKMPVSAATGGTRGEINHGSPLQTQTSEQESSRIRKLERLIKKRL; this is translated from the coding sequence AGTACGAAAGCTGGATGATGAGATAAGAACAGTAGTGAGAGGGCAAACGAATGCTGGGGAGGATGGAAGGCTGGCTCTGGAAGAAGCACAGAGGGCAATACAAGAACTCTTCTCTAAGATTAAGGAAATTAAAGATAAGGCAGACAGATCGGAAGAAATGGTTAAAGAAATAACTAGGGACATCAAGCAACTAGATCATGCTAAAAGGAATCTGACAAGCTCAATTACAACATTAAATCATCTGCACATGTTAGTGGGAGGTGTAGATTCACTTTCGACTATGGTCAAGAGAAGACAATATGGGGATGTAGCAAATTTACTTCAAGGAATTCAAAATGTGTTGGAACACTTTCAAAAATACATGGAAATTCCACAAATAAAGCAACTAGCTGACAGAGTCAAAATGATTCAGTCACAGCTTGGATCACAAATTCGGGCTGATTTTGAAGAGGCTTTTCAGGGAGCTGGAGCCAAGTATGGACCTTCAAATCAAAGACAGTTAAAAGAGGCGTGTCTTGTTGTTGACATACTGGATTCCAAAGTGAAAAAGGATCTACTCACTTGGTTTGTGAAACTTCAGTTATCAGAATATCTGGTCCTATTTggtgaaaaagaagaaaatgctTGGATGGACAAAATAGACAGAAGATATGCTTGGATAAAGAGGACATTAGTTGactttgaagaaaaatttgGTCCCTTGTTCCCTGAAGTTTGGGAGGTGTCTGAGAGAATATGTATTGAGTTCTGTAACATTACAAGTTCAGAGCTTTCAAGGATTATGGGGAGAAGAGCACATGAGATTGATGTCAAATTGTTGCTCTTTGCAATTCAAAGAACTACCAACTTTGAAGCATTGATAGCAAAAAGATTCTCTGGTGTAACATTAAACGAAACACAGATTGCGAAGGTTTCTAGTCCCCTGACCAAGTCATTGAATCCATTTGGAGTGTCTACAAACCCATTTGAGACAGAATCGGATTGTGAAATGAGTGCCTTTAAAGAAACAAAGGAACCTGTCAAGCAAGCTGGTTCTCCATTTACAGGTATTATCTCCAGGTGCTTTGAACAACACctcaatatttacattgtttCACAAGATAAAAATTTAGCTGAATTGATAAACAGATTTTTGGAGGATATAAGGCAGCATGGTACCCCAAGAATGGAAACGGAAGAAAGTAGCAATGTACTGCCCAGCTGTGCAGATCTATTTGTGTTCTACAAAAAGTGCATGGTTCAATGCTCGCAGCTAAGCACAGGCCAACCTATGATTGATCTCACGAAGACATTCCAAAAATACCTCAGAGAATATGCTAATAGAGTTCTTCTAAACAATCTACCCAAAACCTCAAATCAGAGTGGAGGAATAAGCTCAGCATCAGGTCTAATACAGAGCATCCTAAAGGAAGGGGAGGTGACAAAGTTTACAGAGGAGGAACAGTGTCGAACCTGTAGTATTTTATGTACAGCAGAATACTGCATGGAAACCAGTCAGCAACTGGAGGAGAAACTGAAAGAAAAAGTTGACACTGGCCTCTCTAATCAGATAGATTTGAATTCAGAGCAAGACACATTTCATAATGTAATATCCAACTGTATACAGTTGTTGGTACAAGATCTGGAAACAGCCTGTGATCCAGCACTTACTGCGATGAGCAAGATGTCATGGTCATCAGTTGAGTCAGTGGGAGATCAGAGTGGTTACATATCTGCCATCACTGGCCATCTAAAACAAAACCTACCAGTCATAAGGGACAATCTAGCATCTTCTCGAAAATTCTTCACACAGTTTTGTCTGAAGTTTGTCAATTCCTTTATTCCCAAGTTCATCAGTCAtctttttaaatgtaaaaatattagCACAGTGGCTGCAGAGCAGCTGCTTTTAGACACACACTCTCTCAAGACAATTCTACTGGACTTGCCCTCTCTTGGTTCTCAAGTTGTTAGAAAAGCTCCTACCAGTTTTACGAAAATAGTTGTGAAAGGTATGACTAGAGCAGAACACATTCTGAAGGTTGTGATGTCACCACACGCAGACCAACACAGATTTGTGGAGAGTTACTATCGAATGCTAAGTGATTCAGACCTGAATGAATTCCAAAAAGTGCTCGAAATGAAGGGATTGCGTAGGAGTGAGCAGAGTAACATTTTAGAAATTTACCGTGCAAAAATGCCAGTATCAGCAGCAACAGGAGGAACACGTGGTGAAATTAATCATGGAAGTCCATTACAAACTCAGACTTCTGAACAAGAATCTAGTAGAATAAGGAAGTTAGAACGCCTAATAAAGAAGAGATTATAA
- the LOC125650607 gene encoding kelch-like protein 9 produces the protein MLSREVGVRRGRLWQMPVSQVQHSNAKRIRLENRMAEDSQESPASEVYRVEERPEHGMKILQGLNKLKNDKILCDVTLIAEGHRFEAHRVILVSCSDYFRSMFTSGMRESNQREIELKGITSKGLEKTLEIIYTSTTTLEGDDIFDVIAAATHLQVTPVIEFCERNFLSGMNVNNFYDFINTAKLYSMTNALKQIDVFIARNLREISKEGTLHLLTYDQMVNCLHSDRLCLKEIEIFHITWEWYRLNSNQDEQANRLMSLIRFPLINPTDLVQHVQAVEKMMEKPELRQMVLAALNYHVVPHSQPLDSSINTQLRCFMERLASVGGREIHPNPCLHDEIFVFDSKITSNSLLNRSEIASLPSALSHMQVVVYNNFLYVLGGCTTQCAHGESAVNSVMRYDPRFDSWFQVSPMLHKRAYFFAGALNNRIYAVGGKFKDGSLATAEAYNPSDNTWELIASMPMSYHAHAGAVYGDHIYVSGGYSGNHFTPDMQRYDPSNNQWEDMAAMLTPRGWHVMCAAHDKLYVFGGCNLNVNQQAQPVMQSECYDPNTDQWTIINPLSISHKEASCVVYNDQIYVLGGYNVQTKTGQKLVSRYDIYTGIWETVGALPRSLTGVGYCTLKLPDYMGSDKE, from the exons ATGCTCAGCAG AGAAGTGGGAGTCAGAAGGGGGAGGTTATGGCAAATGCCTGTAAGTCAGGTTCAGCATTCCAATGCTAAGAGGATAAGGTTGGAGAACAGGATGGCAGAGGACAGCCAGGAGAGTCCCGCCAGTGAGGTGTACCGCGTGGAGGAACGACCAGAGCACGGCATGAAGATCTTACAGGGGCTCAACAAGCTCAAAAACGACAAAATCCTGTGTGATGTCACCCTCATTGCTGAAG GTCATCGATTTGAGGCTCATCGTGTAATCCTAGTGTCCTGTTCTGATTATTTCCGATCCATGTTTACCAGTGGAATGAGAGAAAGCAACCAGCGCGAGATTGAGCTTAAAGGCATCACAAGCAAAGGACTCGAGAAAACCTTAGAGATTATCTACACCTCTACAACCACTTTGGAGGGGGATGACATATTTGATGTCATTGCTGCAGCTACTCATCTACAAGTCACGCCTGTTATCGAGTTCTGCGAGAGAAATTTTTTGAGTGGAATGAATGTGAATAATTTCTATGACTTTATAAATACGGCCAAGTTATACAGTATGACAAATGCCCTGAAACAGATAGATGTTTTTATTGCTAGAAACCTGCGCGAGATCTCAAAAGAAGGTACATTGCATCTCTTAACATATGACCAGATGGTAAATTGTCTCCACAGCGACAGGCTCTGCTTGAAGGAGATAGAAATTTTCCATATAACTTGGGAGTGGTATAGACTTAATAGTAATCAGGATGAACAAGCAAACCGTTTAATGAGTCTTATTAGATTTCCCTTAATTAATCCCACCGATCTCGTTCAACATGTACAAGCAGTCGAAAAAATGATGGAGAAACCAGAGTTACGACAAATGGTGCTTGCTGCACTAAATTACCATGTTGTTCCCCATTCCCAGCCACTCGATAGCTCTATTAACACACAGCTACGGTGCTTCATGGAGAGGTTAGCCAGTGTTGGCGGCCGAGAAATTCATCCAAATCCCTGCCTTCATGATGAAATATTTGTCTTTGATTCCAAAATCACATCAAACAGCCTTTTAAACAGATCAGAAATAGCTTCCCTACCCAGTGCACTGAGCCACATGCAGGTTGTTGTGTACAATAACTTTTTGTATGTTCTTGGTGGGTGCACTACTCAGTGTGCTCATGGAGAATCTGCTGTGAACTCAGTCATGCGATATGACCCAAGATTTGATAGTTGGTTCCAGGTGAGCCCCATGTTGCATAAAAGGGCATACTTCTTTGCTGGTGCACTGAATAACCGTATTTATGCCGTAGGAGGGAAATTCAAAGATGGCAGTTTGGCAACTGCTGAAGCTTACAACCCTTCAGACAATACATGGGAGTTGATAGCCTCCATGCCTATGTCTTACCATGCTCATGCTGGTGCAGTGTATGGTGATCATATATACGTGTCGGGAGGGTACAGTGGCAATCACTTCACTCCAGATATGCAACGATATGATCCATCCAACAACCAATGGGAGGACATGGCAGCCATGTTGACTCCGCGAGGCTGGCATGTCATGTGTGCTGCTCATGATAAACTTTATGTGTTTGGAGGCTGCAATTTGAATGTTAACCAGCAAGCACAACCTGTCATGCAGTCGGAGTGCTACGATCCCAATACAGATCAGTGGACAATAATCAATCCGTTATCCATTTCCCACAAAGAGGCTTCGTGTGTTGTGTACAATGACCAGATCTATGTGTTAGGAGGATATAATGTTCAAACGAAAACGGGGCAAAAGTTGGTGTCTCGCTATGATATTTACACTGGGATATGGGAGACAGTGGGAGCCCTTCCTCGGAGCCTGACAGGGGTGGGTTACTGCACCCTGAAATTGCCTGATTATATGGGTAGTGACaaagaataa
- the LOC125649008 gene encoding kanadaptin-like isoform X2, which yields MESKERDMNTNGKDLPEKMDCTIPDNDKSFEKCEIEANTVSTVSFKMPTLPSFAKPKRSEEKDVGTTNCLREKENSTSKSSTIREAKEEILTDENPSTSVIKNCSKAVSKLSPAEQLQQSRIAIPYKEPPWGGICEDEYKCEVLKNGTIVDSIKLDKSYIVFGRLPSCDVPMEHPSLSRHHAVLQFCTTTSEEREKGWYLYDLDSTHGTWINKNKVYPKKYYRIRVGHVLKFGGSTRLHILQGPEEDREEESNLSVEEMKQQREKQIREAEFLRQAERAEEDRKIQEQKAKEEARGCSWGMGEDAEEDEGDSIINPENEQLYIDDPKKALKGYFEREGYEEPEYNIQENGTGKFRCTVELPVDTSTGEPMVAEAIVSGKKKEAVIQCALEACRMVDRLGLLRAATHESRKRKKKNWEDDDFYDSDEDIFLDRTGDIEKKRKQRMQKAGKLNNQVETYESLMEKFSSIQKEIKEIEENLAQAKKEMEAMQDDGVDALDAYMSAIKSGAMDTKTKMKLKRQLLELKKEEQKLQKIINVAKPAAMPELKSNSASVKAKTDKAPFTFGRLRKPMGKTESKSPPLKPESSDDIVEEEEEEIETAMETTETSSSLDTPAKTPGAESRTSVMDDSNSKGERAKIAEGGKSIHKTSKSEDKTVPLVKGPAMPPPELREDNNVKTVPAQENKKSEKQRKMKPFPMVKKVEKLGPSYNTEDPDYAVWVPPNNQSGDGKTHLNEKFGY from the exons ATGGAGTCGAAAGAGAGAGACATGAACACTAATGGAAAAGATTTGCCTGAAAAAATGGATTGCACGATACCAGATAATgataaaagttttgaaaaatgcGAAATTGAAGCTAATACGGTGTCTACAGTGAGTTTCAAGATGCCGACTTTGCCATCATTTGCAAAACCCAAACGAAGTGAGGAGAAAGACGTCGGTACTACGAACTGTTTACGGGAAAAGGAGAATAGTACATCTAAATCATCAACTATCAGAGAAGCGAAAGAAGAGATATTGACAGACGAAAACCCTTCTACATCTGTTATAAAGAATTGTTCAAAAGCAGTCAGTAAGTTATCACCTGCTGAACAGCTACAACAATCCCGCATTGCCATTCCATACAAAGAACCGCCTTGGGGTGGAATTTGTGAGGATGAATACAAATGTGAAGTGCTTAAAAATGGAACCATTGTTGACAGCATAAAGTTAGACAAGTCTTACATTGTATTTGGAAGACTACCAAGCTGTGACGTTCCAATGGAACACCCCTCACTGTCAAGACATCATGCTGTGTTGCAGTTCTGTACAACTACCAGTGAAGAGCGAGAGAAAGGATGGTATCTGTATGACTTAGACAGTACACATGGTACCTGGATTAACAAAAACAAAGTGTACCCCAAAAAGTACTATAGAATTAGGGTTGGGCATGTTCTGAAATTTGGTGGGAGTACAAGGTTACATATTTTACAG GGGCCAGAGGAAGATAGAGAAGAGGAGTCAAATTTGAGTGTGGAGGAGATGAAACAACAGAGAGAAAAACAAATAAGGGAGGCAGAGTTTCTCAGGCAGGCAGAACGGGCTGAGGAGGATAGGAAAATACAGGAACAGAAAGCCAAAGAGGAGGCACGGGGCTGTTCCTGGGGAATGG GTGAAGATGCAGAAGAGGATGAAGGTGACAGCATCATCAACCCTGAGAATGAACAACTATACATAGATGATCCCAAAAAAGCATTGAAAGGATATTTTGAAAGAGAGG GATATGAAGAACCAGAGTATAATATCCAAGAGAATGGTACAGGGAAGTTTAGATGCACCGTGGA GTTACCGGTGGACACCTCCACAGGAGAACCGATGGTGGCAGAGGCCATTGTGTCTGGAAAGAAGAAGGAAGCAGTGATTCAGTGTGCTCTGGAGGCTTGTCGTATGGTGGACAGGCTGGGTCTGCTAAGGGCAGCCACTCATG AAAGTCGGAAGAGGAAGAAGAAGAACTGGGAGGATGATGATTTCTATGACAGTGATGAAGACATATTCCTGGATAGGACAGGAGACATAGAGAAGAAGCGAAAACAGAGAATGCAGAAAGCTGGAAAACTCAACAACCAAGTGGAAACTTATGAGTCTTTG ATGGAAAAATTTAGCAGCATACAGAAAGAAATAAAGGAGATTGAAGAAAATCTAGCCCAGGCAAAGAAAG AGATGGAGGCCATGCAAGATGACGGAGTGGATGCTCTGGATGCCTACATGTCAGCCATTAAGTCTGGAGCCATGGACACCAAGACGAAGATGAAGCTGAAGAGACAACTTCTAGAACTGAAAAAAGAGGAACAGAAGCTGCAGAAGATTATCAATGTGGCCAAGCCTGCAGCCATGCCAGAACTAAAAAG TAACAGTGCTTCAGTAAAGGCAAAGACGGACAAAGCCCCTTTCACCTTTGGTAGACTGAGGAAACCGATGGGAAAAACTGAGTCGAAG TCCCCGCCTTTGAAACCTGAAAGTAGCGATGACATTGTCGAGGAGGAGGAAGAGGAAATAGAAACTGCCATGGAAACCACAGAAACAAGCAGTTCCTTGGATACCCCAGCAAAGACACCTGGGGCAGAGAGCAGGACAAGTGTGATGGATGATAGCAACTCTAAGGGTGAAAGAGCTAAAATTGCAGAGGGTGGCAAAAGTATTCATAAGACTTCTAAATCAGAAGATAAAACGGTGCCTTTAGTTAAGGGTCCTGCCATGCCTCCTCCTGAATTAAGAGAAGACAACAATGTTAAAACTGTACCAGCACAGGAGAACAAAAAATCAGAGAAACAGAGGAAAATGAAACCTTTCCCCATG